A stretch of the Amycolatopsis sp. BJA-103 genome encodes the following:
- a CDS encoding YbaB/EbfC family nucleoid-associated protein gives MPDNVDASEQMVDNWTKQIQETAARYQAMAARMQGQTVTERSKDNTIEVTIDSKGLLTNLVIAEAASGKRMAEVSSQVMRLVQLAQSRIPELLQAAMAETVGTTDETASRVIAEAQSTFPEAPPEEDLAPPEPERHHRFGPEDEEPPPPATGTPPQPKQVPRRRRAQDEDDDDFGGSILS, from the coding sequence ATGCCGGACAACGTCGACGCCAGCGAACAGATGGTGGACAACTGGACGAAGCAGATCCAGGAGACCGCCGCGCGCTACCAGGCGATGGCCGCCCGCATGCAGGGGCAGACCGTGACAGAGCGGTCGAAGGACAACACCATCGAGGTGACGATCGACTCGAAGGGCCTGCTCACGAACCTGGTCATCGCCGAAGCCGCGAGCGGCAAGCGGATGGCCGAGGTCTCGTCGCAGGTCATGCGGCTCGTGCAGCTCGCGCAGTCACGGATCCCGGAACTGCTGCAGGCGGCGATGGCCGAAACGGTCGGAACCACCGATGAGACGGCGAGCAGGGTGATCGCGGAGGCGCAGAGCACCTTCCCGGAAGCTCCGCCGGAAGAGGACCTCGCTCCGCCGGAACCCGAGCGGCACCACCGCTTCGGCCCGGAGGACGAAGAGCCCCCGCCGCCCGCGACGGGCACCCCGCCGCAGCCCAAGCAGGTCCCGCGCCGCCGCCGCGCGCAGGACGAAGACGACGACGATTTCGGCGGCAGCATTCTTTCTTAG
- a CDS encoding type VII secretion target, giving the protein MAGKGYELGADLDAHAKQVDGIADGLRTAVDAAQQVSMPTDAYGIICQPFRMMLDPVEEFGINALNKAVEAATAVANNVRSASNAYQAQDENFAAEFKNVQVPD; this is encoded by the coding sequence ATGGCAGGCAAGGGTTACGAGCTCGGCGCCGACCTCGACGCGCACGCCAAGCAGGTCGACGGCATCGCCGACGGGCTGCGCACGGCGGTCGACGCCGCCCAGCAGGTGAGCATGCCGACCGACGCGTACGGCATCATCTGCCAGCCGTTCCGGATGATGCTCGACCCGGTCGAGGAGTTCGGCATCAACGCGCTGAACAAGGCCGTCGAAGCCGCGACAGCGGTGGCGAACAACGTGCGCTCGGCGTCGAACGCCTACCAGGCACAGGACGAGAACTTCGCGGCGGAATTCAAGAACGTGCAGGTGCCTGACTGA
- a CDS encoding ferredoxin produces the protein MTQPPTPLNQQQQQQLVWQIGHALATPLPPGWQQMRVEYRAAGRHVEADLLVTGQDGLPRPVQPSPEAVQLLGNLRAGMYQPGRGTWLSAILVYSSATVLSTDFLPDVEPPWRQAPPQIGFQDELRFFPRAEQNIPNWLRQRAGLEAAPPAEQVAATPPAETPEALRSPRVYDSLDESGRPVVNREPLSPAERDRVLEYLDGAPVVLASRTYDADAFEPDREPLVPLNFRTDGSWYWPGAVAYYLREHGVAPDPELLTHIRASRFTLPEVGEPERELAVAAITGQQAS, from the coding sequence ATGACCCAGCCGCCGACGCCGTTGAACCAGCAGCAGCAACAGCAGCTCGTCTGGCAGATCGGTCATGCCCTCGCGACTCCGCTTCCGCCTGGCTGGCAGCAGATGCGCGTCGAGTACCGGGCGGCGGGCAGGCATGTCGAGGCCGATCTGCTCGTCACCGGGCAGGACGGTCTGCCGCGTCCGGTGCAGCCGAGCCCGGAAGCCGTGCAGCTGCTCGGAAACCTGCGTGCGGGGATGTACCAGCCCGGCCGCGGGACCTGGCTGAGCGCGATCCTGGTCTACAGCTCGGCGACGGTGCTCAGCACGGACTTCCTCCCGGATGTCGAGCCGCCGTGGCGGCAGGCGCCGCCTCAGATCGGCTTCCAGGACGAACTGCGGTTCTTCCCGCGGGCCGAGCAGAACATCCCGAACTGGCTGCGACAGCGAGCCGGACTCGAAGCCGCACCGCCGGCCGAGCAGGTGGCCGCCACTCCGCCGGCCGAAACCCCGGAAGCCCTGCGCTCGCCACGGGTCTACGACAGCCTCGACGAGTCTGGCCGTCCGGTGGTGAACCGCGAGCCGCTGTCCCCCGCCGAGCGAGACCGTGTGCTGGAGTACCTCGACGGTGCGCCGGTCGTGCTGGCGTCGCGGACCTACGACGCCGACGCGTTCGAGCCCGACCGGGAACCGTTGGTACCGTTGAACTTTCGCACGGACGGCAGCTGGTACTGGCCGGGCGCGGTCGCCTACTACCTGCGCGAGCACGGTGTGGCGCCCGATCCCGAACTGCTCACCCACATCCGGGCGTCGCGGTTCACTCTGCCGGAGGTCGGCGAGCCCGAACGCGAACTCGCGGTCGCCGCCATCACCGGCCAGCAGGCGTCCTGA
- a CDS encoding cystathionine gamma-synthase: MADDYSLLGFETRAIHAGQTPDPRTGAVIVPIYQTSTYAQDGVGGTREGDYEYSRTANPTRTALEVALAALEGARHGLAYSSGMAASDVLLRATLRPGDHLVLGNDAYGGTFRLIDKVLSLWGVEHTVADLGNIAEVRAAIRPETKLIWCESPTNPMLGIADIAALAEVAHGAGARLVVDNTFATPYLQNPLSLGADVVLHSTTKYLGGHSDVVGGAILTNEDELREQLFYLRNAAGAVPGPFDAWLTLRGIKTLALRMERHSDNAELIARMLLKHPKVDRVYYPGLPEHPGHEIASKQMRRFGGMISFTHVDGEQAALDVASKTKLFILAESLGGIESLIEHPGRMTHASTAGSTLEVPDNLLRLSVGIEDGSDLVADLAKALG, from the coding sequence ATGGCCGACGACTACTCTCTGCTGGGCTTCGAGACACGCGCGATCCACGCCGGGCAGACCCCTGATCCCCGGACCGGCGCGGTCATCGTGCCGATCTATCAGACCTCGACCTACGCGCAGGACGGCGTCGGCGGCACGCGCGAAGGCGACTACGAATACTCCCGTACCGCGAACCCCACGCGCACCGCGCTGGAGGTCGCGCTCGCGGCACTCGAAGGCGCCCGGCACGGTCTGGCCTACTCGTCGGGGATGGCGGCCAGTGACGTCCTGCTGCGGGCGACCCTGCGGCCCGGCGACCACCTCGTGCTCGGCAACGACGCGTACGGCGGCACGTTCCGGCTGATCGACAAGGTGCTCAGCCTGTGGGGCGTCGAGCACACGGTCGCCGACCTGGGCAACATCGCCGAGGTCCGCGCCGCGATCCGGCCGGAGACGAAGCTGATCTGGTGCGAGTCGCCGACGAACCCGATGCTGGGGATCGCGGACATCGCCGCGCTGGCCGAGGTCGCGCACGGCGCCGGCGCCCGCCTGGTCGTCGACAACACCTTCGCCACCCCGTACCTGCAGAACCCGCTTTCGCTGGGTGCCGATGTCGTCCTGCACTCGACGACCAAGTACCTCGGCGGGCACTCGGACGTCGTCGGCGGCGCGATCCTGACCAACGAGGACGAGCTGCGCGAGCAGCTGTTCTACCTGCGCAACGCGGCGGGCGCGGTGCCCGGCCCGTTCGACGCGTGGCTGACCCTGCGCGGGATCAAGACGCTCGCGCTGCGGATGGAGCGGCACAGCGACAACGCCGAGCTGATCGCCCGGATGCTGTTGAAGCACCCGAAGGTCGATCGCGTCTACTACCCGGGCCTGCCGGAACACCCCGGCCACGAGATCGCTTCGAAGCAGATGCGGCGCTTCGGCGGGATGATCTCGTTCACCCACGTCGACGGTGAGCAGGCCGCGCTCGACGTCGCGTCGAAGACGAAGCTGTTCATCCTCGCCGAGTCGCTGGGCGGGATCGAATCGCTCATCGAGCACCCCGGCCGGATGACCCACGCGAGCACCGCCGGGTCCACCCTCGAGGTGCCGGACAACCTGCTGCGCCTGTCCGTCGGCATCGAGGACGGCAGTGACCTGGTCGCCGATCTGGCCAAGGCCCTGGGCTGA
- a CDS encoding cystathionine beta-synthase: MDYVEHIVDLVGNTPLVKLNALAEGLQPLILAKVEYVNPGGSVKDRIALRMIEAAERSGELKPGGTIVEPTSGNTGVGLAMVAQRKGYKCVFVCPDKVSEDKRNVLKAYGARVVVCPTAVAPEHPDSYYNVSDRLVREIEGAWKPNQYANPENPASHYHSTGPELWRQTEGKITHFVAGVGTGGTISGTGKYLKEVSDGRVQVIGADPEGSVYSGGSGRPYLVEGVGEDFWPETYDRNVADQIIPVSDAHSFDITRRLALEEGLLVGGSCGMAVAAALKLAEGLGPDDVVVVLLPDGGRGYLTKVFNDSWMSSYGFLPPDSSGATVGDVLMKKSGSLPSLVHSHPNETVAEAVAILAEFGVSQMPVVSAEPPVMAAEVVGAVNERDLLEALFTGKAQLADRLEQHMSEPLPTIGAGEQVSSAMNALSGADGALVLVDGKPAGVVTRHDLLAFLAGR, from the coding sequence GTGGATTACGTCGAGCACATCGTGGACCTCGTGGGCAACACCCCTCTGGTCAAGCTGAACGCACTGGCCGAGGGGCTGCAACCGCTCATCCTGGCCAAGGTCGAGTACGTCAACCCCGGCGGCAGCGTCAAGGACCGCATCGCGCTGCGGATGATCGAAGCCGCGGAGCGTTCCGGCGAGCTGAAGCCCGGCGGGACCATCGTCGAGCCGACGTCCGGCAACACCGGCGTCGGGCTGGCCATGGTGGCGCAGCGCAAGGGGTACAAGTGCGTGTTCGTCTGCCCGGACAAGGTCAGCGAGGACAAGCGCAACGTGCTCAAGGCCTACGGCGCCCGCGTCGTGGTCTGCCCGACCGCGGTCGCGCCGGAACATCCGGACTCCTATTACAACGTCTCCGACCGTCTCGTGCGTGAGATCGAGGGCGCCTGGAAGCCGAACCAGTACGCCAACCCGGAGAACCCCGCCAGCCACTACCACTCGACCGGCCCGGAGCTCTGGCGCCAGACCGAGGGCAAGATCACGCACTTCGTCGCGGGCGTCGGCACGGGCGGCACCATCTCGGGCACCGGCAAGTACCTCAAGGAGGTCAGCGACGGCCGTGTCCAGGTCATCGGCGCGGACCCCGAAGGCTCGGTGTACTCCGGTGGTTCCGGACGGCCGTACCTGGTCGAGGGCGTCGGCGAGGACTTCTGGCCGGAGACCTACGACCGGAACGTCGCCGACCAGATCATCCCGGTCTCGGACGCGCACTCCTTCGACATCACCCGTCGTCTCGCGCTCGAAGAGGGACTGCTCGTCGGCGGCTCGTGCGGGATGGCCGTCGCCGCCGCGCTCAAGCTCGCCGAGGGCCTCGGCCCGGACGACGTCGTGGTCGTGCTCCTCCCCGACGGCGGCCGCGGCTACCTCACCAAGGTGTTCAACGACAGCTGGATGTCCTCCTACGGCTTCCTGCCGCCGGACTCCAGCGGCGCGACCGTCGGCGACGTCCTGATGAAGAAGAGCGGCTCGCTGCCCAGCCTGGTGCACAGTCACCCGAACGAGACGGTCGCCGAAGCGGTGGCGATCCTCGCCGAGTTCGGCGTCAGCCAGATGCCCGTGGTCAGCGCGGAACCGCCGGTCATGGCGGCCGAGGTCGTCGGCGCGGTCAACGAACGCGATCTGCTCGAAGCCCTCTTTACCGGCAAGGCGCAGCTGGCCGACAGGCTCGAGCAGCACATGTCGGAGCCGTTGCCGACCATCGGCGCCGGCGAACAGGTGAGTTCGGCGATGAACGCGCTCTCGGGTGCCGACGGCGCGCTGGTGCTGGTGGACGGCAAGCCGGCGGGCGTCGTCACCCGGCACGACCTGCTCGCGTTTCTCGCGGGACGGTAA
- a CDS encoding acetyl-CoA C-acetyltransferase — protein sequence MPEAVIVSTARSPIGRAGKGSLVSIRPDDLTAQMVRAALDKVPELDPAQIEDLMLGCGLPGGEQGFNMGRTVAVELGYDHLPGCTVTRYCSSSLQTTRMALHAIKAGEGDVFISAGVETVSRFANGSSDSWPNTHNPLFADAEARTAQVASEGADSWSDPRENGVLPDVYIAMGQTAENLARLKNVSREEMDEFGVRSQNLAEKAIADGFWAKDITPVTLPDGTVISKDDGPRAGVTLEGVSGLKPVFRPDGRITAGNCCALNDGAAAVIIMSDTKAKELGLTPLARVVSTGVSGLSPEIMGYGPVEASKRALARAGMSAGDIDLVEINEAFAAQVIPSYKDLGIDLDKLNVNGGAIAVGHPFGMTGARITSTLINSLQHHDKQFGLETMCVGGGQGMAMVLERLS from the coding sequence ATGCCCGAAGCCGTCATCGTCTCCACCGCCCGATCCCCGATCGGCCGCGCCGGCAAGGGATCGCTGGTGAGCATCCGCCCGGACGACCTCACCGCGCAGATGGTCCGCGCCGCGCTCGACAAGGTCCCCGAACTCGACCCGGCCCAGATCGAAGACCTCATGTTGGGCTGTGGTCTCCCCGGTGGCGAGCAGGGCTTCAACATGGGCCGCACGGTCGCGGTCGAACTCGGCTATGACCACCTGCCCGGTTGCACGGTCACGCGGTACTGCTCCTCCAGCCTCCAGACCACCCGCATGGCGCTGCACGCGATCAAGGCGGGCGAAGGCGACGTGTTCATCTCCGCCGGTGTCGAGACCGTTTCGCGCTTCGCCAACGGCAGCTCGGATTCCTGGCCGAACACGCACAACCCGCTGTTCGCCGACGCCGAGGCCCGCACCGCGCAGGTGGCCTCCGAAGGTGCCGACAGCTGGAGCGACCCGCGCGAGAACGGTGTCCTCCCGGACGTCTACATCGCGATGGGCCAGACCGCCGAGAACCTCGCACGCCTGAAGAACGTTTCGCGCGAGGAGATGGACGAGTTCGGCGTCCGTTCGCAGAACCTCGCCGAGAAGGCCATCGCGGACGGCTTCTGGGCCAAGGACATCACCCCGGTGACCCTGCCGGACGGCACCGTGATCTCGAAGGACGACGGCCCGCGCGCCGGCGTCACCCTCGAAGGTGTTTCCGGCCTCAAGCCGGTCTTCCGCCCCGACGGCCGGATCACCGCGGGCAACTGCTGCGCGCTCAACGACGGCGCCGCCGCGGTGATCATCATGTCCGACACCAAGGCGAAGGAACTCGGCCTCACGCCCCTCGCCCGCGTCGTCTCGACCGGTGTTTCGGGGCTGTCGCCGGAGATCATGGGCTACGGCCCGGTCGAGGCGTCGAAGCGTGCTCTCGCCCGTGCCGGGATGTCGGCCGGCGACATCGACCTCGTCGAGATCAACGAAGCGTTCGCCGCGCAGGTCATCCCGTCGTACAAGGACCTCGGGATCGACCTCGACAAGCTGAACGTCAACGGCGGCGCGATCGCCGTCGGCCACCCGTTCGGCATGACCGGCGCGCGGATCACCTCGACGCTGATCAACTCGCTGCAGCACCACGACAAGCAGTTCGGCCTCGAGACGATGTGCGTCGGCGGCGGCCAGGGCATGGCGATGGTGCTGGAGCGCTTGTCCTAG
- a CDS encoding DHA2 family efflux MFS transporter permease subunit — protein MSTQSPAAPGGDKLDAGVLKVAVVVILGAIMAILDTTVVNVALQKLTIEFQTSFDTIQWIATGYMLALATVIPITGWASDRFGTKRLYMTAIGLFLIGSMLAGMAWDVESLIVFRVLQGFGGGMLMPAGMTILTRAAGPHRIGRVMGVLGVPMLLGPIGGPILGGWLVDAVSWRWIFYINLPIGLITMVLAWRLLPKDRPEPSERFDFVGMLMVSPGLAALIFGVSNIPSAGGVGAVDVWLPALAGVGLLVAFVFRAGRVSNPLVDLKLFKNRSFSVAMVTMTFFCVAFFGAMLLLPTYFVLARGESAMNAGLLLAPQGFGAMLTMPIAGRFADKIGSRKIVLPGLVLMLAGLIAFTQLTATTPYWLLLSALFVMGLGMGATMMPITSAALQTLKSEDMAKASTATNIVQQTAGAIGAAVLSIILAALLAGKFGVPTAQGQLAATAAVFNPATHEVASGLTADAFSTTFLWSMILLALCLIPAAFLPKTKPALPEGVDGEVPAAPPIMTH, from the coding sequence ATGTCAACGCAAAGTCCGGCCGCGCCGGGCGGCGACAAACTCGACGCGGGTGTGCTCAAGGTCGCCGTCGTCGTCATCCTCGGCGCGATCATGGCGATCCTCGACACGACGGTCGTCAACGTCGCGCTCCAGAAACTGACCATCGAGTTCCAGACCTCGTTCGACACCATCCAGTGGATCGCGACCGGCTACATGCTGGCGCTGGCCACGGTCATCCCGATCACCGGCTGGGCCTCGGACCGGTTCGGCACGAAGCGGCTCTACATGACCGCGATCGGGCTGTTCCTGATCGGGTCGATGCTCGCCGGCATGGCGTGGGACGTCGAATCGCTGATCGTCTTCCGGGTCCTGCAGGGCTTCGGCGGCGGCATGCTGATGCCCGCCGGCATGACGATCCTGACCAGGGCCGCCGGACCGCACCGGATCGGCCGCGTGATGGGCGTGCTCGGCGTGCCGATGCTGCTCGGCCCGATCGGCGGCCCGATCCTCGGCGGCTGGCTGGTCGACGCGGTGAGCTGGCGCTGGATCTTCTACATCAACCTGCCGATCGGCCTGATCACCATGGTCCTGGCCTGGCGCCTGCTGCCGAAGGACCGGCCGGAACCCAGCGAGCGCTTCGACTTCGTCGGCATGCTGATGGTGTCGCCGGGCCTTGCCGCGCTGATCTTCGGTGTTTCGAACATCCCGTCGGCGGGCGGTGTCGGCGCGGTGGACGTCTGGCTGCCCGCGCTGGCCGGGGTCGGGCTGCTGGTGGCGTTCGTGTTCCGGGCGGGCCGGGTCTCGAACCCGCTGGTCGACCTGAAACTGTTCAAGAACCGGTCGTTCTCGGTCGCCATGGTGACGATGACCTTCTTCTGCGTCGCGTTCTTCGGCGCGATGCTGCTCCTGCCGACGTACTTCGTGCTGGCGCGCGGTGAATCGGCGATGAACGCCGGTCTGCTGCTCGCCCCGCAGGGTTTCGGCGCGATGCTGACCATGCCGATCGCGGGCCGGTTCGCGGACAAGATCGGCTCGCGGAAGATCGTGCTGCCCGGTCTCGTACTGATGCTCGCCGGGCTGATCGCCTTCACCCAGCTCACCGCGACGACGCCGTACTGGCTGCTGCTCTCGGCGCTGTTCGTGATGGGGCTCGGAATGGGCGCGACGATGATGCCGATCACCTCGGCCGCGTTGCAGACGCTCAAGTCGGAGGACATGGCGAAGGCGTCGACGGCGACGAACATCGTGCAGCAGACCGCGGGCGCGATCGGCGCGGCGGTGCTGTCGATCATCCTGGCGGCGCTGCTGGCCGGGAAGTTCGGCGTGCCGACCGCGCAGGGGCAGTTGGCGGCGACGGCGGCGGTGTTCAACCCGGCGACCCACGAGGTGGCTTCGGGACTGACCGCGGACGCGTTCTCGACGACGTTCCTGTGGTCGATGATCCTGCTCGCGCTGTGCCTGATCCCGGCGGCGTTCCTGCCGAAGACCAAGCCCGCGCTGCCCGAGGGAGTCGACGGCGAGGTCCCCGCGGCCCCGCCGATCATGACCCACTAG
- a CDS encoding YeeE/YedE family protein has translation MATTETQAGEKKLLDFPTSCAAPIPRPEEPVKIVPLAVAGALAVGLTWYVWAAHGAKFGVLLILGLLLGLALFHSRFGFTSAWRQLIAVGNGQGLRAHTLLLGTAATLIALIVGTGSGLFGSTPNPTAGGLGLALFVGATIFAIGMQLGGACASGTLFAVGSGQSTIVLTLGGFITGSVLYTWAYPLLSGWPEFKGILLSDHVGWFGSWAITVAVLAAIVFGTRFVQKRRNPPPVDVVPTAHGFARIFRGSWPILVGAVVLGVLAGAVFLVSGGIWGVTSAFSLWGAKILQVFGLHPETWEFWRLKANAASLAGPIWKDKNSLTDIGIMIGAGVAAAAAGAWKIHSSIPWRTAVAAVLGGILMGVGARMAGGCNIGAYLGGISVGSLHGWLWGVFALGGTWIGLKLRPLFGLGNPAPKDSVC, from the coding sequence GTGGCGACGACAGAAACCCAAGCCGGTGAGAAGAAACTCCTCGACTTCCCGACCTCCTGCGCCGCCCCGATCCCGCGACCGGAGGAGCCGGTCAAGATCGTGCCGCTGGCTGTCGCGGGTGCCCTCGCGGTCGGGCTGACCTGGTACGTCTGGGCGGCGCACGGAGCGAAGTTCGGCGTCCTGCTCATTCTCGGTCTGCTGCTCGGCCTCGCGCTCTTCCACTCACGCTTCGGCTTCACCTCGGCCTGGCGCCAGCTGATCGCGGTCGGCAACGGCCAAGGCCTGCGGGCGCACACACTGCTGCTCGGCACGGCCGCGACCCTGATCGCGTTGATCGTCGGCACCGGCTCCGGTCTGTTCGGCAGCACGCCGAACCCGACCGCGGGCGGGCTGGGGCTCGCGCTGTTCGTGGGCGCGACGATCTTCGCCATCGGGATGCAACTGGGCGGCGCGTGCGCGTCGGGAACGTTGTTCGCGGTCGGTTCCGGGCAGTCGACGATCGTGCTGACCCTCGGCGGGTTCATCACCGGTTCGGTCCTCTACACCTGGGCGTATCCGCTGCTTTCGGGCTGGCCGGAGTTCAAGGGGATCCTGCTGTCCGACCACGTCGGCTGGTTCGGTTCGTGGGCGATCACGGTCGCCGTCCTCGCCGCGATCGTGTTCGGCACCCGGTTCGTGCAGAAGCGCCGCAACCCGCCGCCGGTCGACGTCGTCCCGACCGCGCACGGGTTCGCCCGGATCTTCCGCGGTTCCTGGCCGATCCTCGTCGGCGCCGTCGTCCTCGGTGTGCTGGCGGGCGCGGTCTTCCTGGTGTCCGGCGGGATCTGGGGTGTCACGAGCGCGTTCAGCCTGTGGGGCGCCAAGATCCTGCAGGTGTTCGGCCTGCACCCCGAGACGTGGGAGTTCTGGCGGCTCAAGGCGAACGCGGCCTCGCTGGCGGGGCCGATCTGGAAGGACAAGAACAGCCTCACCGACATCGGGATCATGATCGGCGCGGGGGTCGCCGCCGCGGCCGCGGGCGCGTGGAAGATCCACAGCTCGATCCCGTGGCGGACCGCCGTCGCCGCGGTACTCGGCGGGATCCTGATGGGGGTCGGGGCGCGGATGGCGGGTGGCTGCAACATCGGCGCCTACCTCGGCGGCATCTCGGTCGGCAGCCTGCACGGCTGGCTGTGGGGCGTGTTCGCGCTCGGCGGCACCTGGATCGGGCTCAAGCTGCGACCGCTGTTCGGGCTCGGCAACCCGGCTCCCAAGGACAGCGTCTGCTGA
- a CDS encoding LppU/SCO3897 family protein — protein sequence MTTSQPAPGGQTPVGQPDAFGPPPGVQPVAPKRSKLAWLKIALPIVIVVLVAGGYAVNYFTGTDGAKVGDCLAVTEFTSKADPKQADCGTADANVKVAAKVGDNESCPEGAYDEYSQTGRISYKLCLMVNVKQGDCLANFGAGTAGYKKVPCSDPAKEVEFLKIVDGQVDKAVCEGTEATNVISYSTPPTTMCFIKGGK from the coding sequence GTGACCACTTCCCAACCGGCCCCTGGGGGCCAAACGCCGGTGGGACAGCCCGACGCTTTCGGTCCGCCTCCCGGCGTTCAGCCGGTGGCGCCCAAGCGGTCCAAGCTCGCGTGGCTGAAGATCGCCCTTCCGATCGTGATCGTCGTACTCGTCGCCGGCGGGTACGCGGTCAACTACTTCACCGGCACCGACGGTGCCAAGGTCGGTGACTGCCTCGCGGTCACCGAATTCACCAGCAAGGCCGACCCGAAGCAGGCCGACTGCGGGACCGCCGACGCCAACGTCAAGGTCGCGGCGAAGGTGGGCGACAACGAGTCCTGCCCGGAAGGCGCGTACGACGAGTACTCGCAGACCGGTCGTATCTCGTACAAGCTCTGCCTGATGGTCAACGTCAAGCAGGGTGACTGCCTGGCCAACTTCGGCGCCGGGACCGCGGGCTACAAGAAGGTGCCGTGTTCGGACCCGGCCAAGGAGGTCGAGTTCCTGAAGATCGTCGATGGGCAGGTGGACAAGGCGGTGTGCGAAGGCACCGAAGCCACCAACGTCATCAGCTACTCGACCCCGCCGACCACTATGTGCTTCATCAAGGGCGGCAAGTAG
- a CDS encoding LppU/SCO3897 family protein — MTEHKRSKWFWVGILVPVAIVVISAATWVTGYLSSADGTVVGDCYAVTTFGDVEAEPSKADCGSIEANTKLGAKAESGGACPQGEYDQLTIDRTFSSSKLCMMINARQGDCFENFLADSVAYQKVACSDPTKDAEVVKVIDGAPGDTACDDTGATDLKSYSTPPSTVCVKAGK; from the coding sequence ATGACCGAGCACAAACGTTCCAAGTGGTTCTGGGTGGGCATCCTGGTGCCGGTCGCGATCGTGGTGATCAGCGCGGCGACCTGGGTCACCGGGTACCTCTCCAGCGCGGACGGCACCGTCGTGGGCGACTGCTACGCGGTCACCACCTTCGGCGACGTCGAGGCCGAGCCGTCGAAGGCGGACTGCGGTTCGATCGAGGCCAACACGAAGCTCGGCGCGAAAGCCGAAAGCGGCGGCGCCTGCCCTCAGGGCGAGTACGACCAGCTGACCATCGACCGGACCTTCTCCTCGTCCAAACTCTGCATGATGATCAACGCCAGGCAGGGCGACTGCTTCGAGAACTTCCTCGCCGACAGCGTGGCGTACCAAAAGGTGGCGTGCTCGGATCCCACGAAGGACGCGGAGGTCGTGAAGGTCATCGACGGCGCTCCGGGCGATACGGCTTGCGACGACACCGGGGCGACCGATCTCAAGAGCTACTCGACTCCGCCTTCGACGGTCTGCGTCAAAGCCGGTAAATAG
- a CDS encoding Bax inhibitor-1/YccA family protein produces the protein MRSSSNPAFRNLPRGAAEYGPNVGFNQPQGGVPGYGPPQTSAGADDRPMTVDDVVIKTALSLGTALVTGVLTAIWAISQIPMSASGKILGIPGAVIGVLVGSMIVGLVISLVIIFKKMPSGPLTLAYSAVEGVFLGAISGLFEALYPGIALQAIVGTTGVFIAMLVVYKTGAVKVTPKLTKWIIGAVVGVAIMMLVNLVTSLFFNFNPLRDGGPIAIIFSLVVIGVAAFSFLLDFDQADRMIREGTPSKWSWYVAFGLMTTLVWLYLEILRLLSYFRE, from the coding sequence GTGCGATCCAGTAGCAACCCGGCGTTCCGGAACCTGCCGCGTGGCGCGGCGGAGTACGGACCCAACGTAGGCTTCAACCAACCCCAGGGCGGCGTGCCCGGCTACGGCCCTCCGCAGACCTCCGCCGGTGCCGACGACCGTCCGATGACCGTCGACGACGTCGTCATCAAGACGGCGCTGAGCCTCGGCACCGCGCTGGTGACCGGTGTGCTCACCGCGATCTGGGCGATCAGCCAGATCCCGATGTCGGCGTCCGGCAAGATCCTCGGCATCCCCGGTGCCGTGATCGGCGTGCTCGTCGGCTCGATGATCGTCGGCCTCGTGATCTCGCTGGTGATCATCTTCAAGAAGATGCCGAGCGGTCCGCTCACGCTGGCGTATTCGGCCGTCGAAGGTGTCTTCCTCGGTGCGATCAGTGGCCTCTTCGAAGCGCTGTACCCCGGTATCGCGCTGCAGGCGATCGTCGGTACCACCGGTGTCTTCATCGCGATGCTGGTCGTCTACAAGACGGGTGCCGTCAAGGTCACCCCGAAGCTGACGAAGTGGATCATCGGCGCCGTGGTCGGTGTCGCGATCATGATGCTGGTCAACCTCGTCACCAGCCTCTTCTTCAATTTCAACCCGTTGCGTGACGGTGGCCCGATCGCGATCATCTTCAGCCTCGTGGTGATCGGTGTCGCGGCGTTCAGCTTCCTGCTCGACTTCGACCAGGCCGACCGGATGATCCGCGAAGGCACGCCGTCGAAGTGGTCCTGGTACGTCGCCTTCGGCCTGATGACCACGCTGGTCTGGCTGTACCTCGAGATCCTGCGGTTGCTTTCGTACTTCCGCGAATGA